From a single Plasmodium yoelii strain 17X genome assembly, chromosome: 9 genomic region:
- a CDS encoding DnaJ protein, putative, which produces MVINQGITKCQNNEKLPNNNQKSNNQMQLCKINYYDNIIDLTKLENTNGKNTILEKKKKDYIKSDNENAVKIKNLSISKKNQTPPLIKKTNKINNNSKNICDDTSHTSNVSYIMKRTINRIKNVSNNHQNILKNNVFKTKFFNKIYNAEEVYKMNLDYDSTLSNIQKKENEKIKMLYFKYYKCLFCVDEKDIEHFCFKKYDNDLSNNYCKPCKKFFKLIISHGMKYKGKLINLNFIHPEIQNITFTYKCNKHHMFHISLFHIVHNLWCPNDYCLFECRNKNVKNYSTEFFRLKELDTMEKQKNIFLRAKIYCLFNSYGAIPDTNKNEQSSYSSDVDRIIRNANNPWEVLQISKYSQNATSTKEEIKKIAKKNYYSLALKVHPDKNKNNNAPLAMNILTNSMKTIMSI; this is translated from the exons ATGGTTATAAATCAGGGAATTACAAAATGTCAAAATAACGAAAAGCTTCCaaataataatcaaaaaAGTAATAATCAAATGCaattatgtaaaataaattattatgataatataattgaCTTAACAAAACTTGAAAATacaaatggaaaaaatacgattttggaaaaaaaaaaaaaagactaCATAAAATCAGATAATGAAAATGCagtaaaaattaaaaacctatcaatatcaaaaaaaaaccaAACACCAccattaataaaaaaaacaaataaaattaacaacaattctaaaaatatatgtgatGATACATCTCACACTTCCAATGTTAGTTACATTATGAAAAGAACAATAAATCGAATAAAAAATGTCTCAAATAAtcatcaaaatatattaaaaaataatgtatttaaaacaaaattttttaataaaatatataatgctgaagaagtatataaaatgaaCTTAGATTATGATAGTACTCTATctaatatacaaaaaaaagaaaatgaaaaaattaaaatgttatattttaaatattataaatgtttattttgtgtagatgaaaaagatattgaacatttttgttttaaaaaatatgataatgaTTTGTCAAATAACTATTGTAAACcttgtaaaaaattttttaaattaattatatcacATGGAATGAAATATAAAGGAAAATTAATTAATCTAAATTTTATCCATCCTGAAATTcaaaatattacatttacatataaatgtaataaaCACCATATGTTTCATATATCCTTATTTCATattgttcataatttatgGTGTCCCAACGATTATTGTTTATTTGAAtgtagaaataaaaatgtcaAGAATTATTCAACTGAATTTTTTCGTTTAAAAGAATTGGATACTatggaaaaacaaaaaaatatattcttaCGAGCCAAGATATATTGCTTATTCAATTCTTATGGAG cTATTCCAGACACAAACAAAAATGAACAATCTAGCTATTCTAGTGACG TTGACAGAATTATAAGGAATGCCAACAACCCTTGGGAAGTGTTACAA ATTAGCAAATATTCCCAAAATGCTACATCCACAAAAGAAgagattaaaaaaatagcaaaaaaaaattattatagttTAGCTTTGAAAGTTCATCcagacaaaaataaaaataataat GCACCATTGGCAATGAATATTCTAACAAACTCCATGAAAACTATTATGTCTATATAA
- a CDS encoding 40S ribosomal protein S18, putative — protein MSLQVIDQNDFHHILRILNTNVDGKEKVTIALTAIKGIGKRIANVICKQANVDPTKRAGELTTEEINNIVHIMSSPSQFKIPDWFLNRRRDIKDGKNLHVIANQLDSYLREDLERMKKIRLHRGLRHHWGLRVRGQHTKTTGRRGRTVGVAKKKGA, from the exons atgtcATTACAAGTAATCGATCAAAACGATTTTCACCATATATTAAGAATTTTAAATACCAATGTTGATGGAAAAGAAAAAGTAACAATAGCATTAACTGCTATTAAAGGTATTGGAAAAAGAATTGCCAATGTCATTTGCAAACAAGCAAATGTTGACCCAACAAAAAGAGCTGGAGAATTAACAACTGAAGAGATAAATAAT aTTGTTCATATAATGAGCTCTCCATCTCAATTTAAAATCCCAGATTGGTTTTTAAACAGAAGAAGAGATATTAAGGATGGAAAGAATTTACATGTCATAGCTAACCAACTTGATTCTTACTTACGTGAAGATTTAGaaagaatgaaaaaaattcgATTACATAGAGGTTTACGTCACCATTGGGGATTAAGAGTTCGTGGTCAACACACCAAAACTACAGGAAGAAGAGGAAGAACTGTTGGTGTTGCTAAGAAAAAGGGAGCATAA
- a CDS encoding ubiquitin activating enzyme E1 protein-related: MEVNKCEIYSEELEKKQTYGQEKDQILKHCYNEFKIDISFFLKLHEQKINIYKLKSDYVNLISETYVKKIKVENKYKETHNLNIIEFDYPYKTTSFIEISKSSFDADQICTGLQKNDGKNDGKNDGKNDGKNDGKNDGKNDEKNDGKKEEESNRHSTKYQGVLLNFNTLEEFLNANKSKHINNSMSDIICENKEKKKEKKKERKKCIYDNSFWEYKQDELNFFEKINKYLILSYFDLKKCICYYSISNPVIKPFGHFKEIFPSKRLHIYMNEKNVYLNKEANEINVIDTIYLSQKINNCFNNHKPFVKSRVFLLLRFKSGDVSGDVSGDASGDASGECYYDEFIENSYEILANMENDENNEFYKINSFKRLYEYIFYDNINDNQKDEYISHCNIIRKNLNLIVLPISCLSELKEEIDMSKDKILKNIKKKYFDIYICMIDHNIIYNSLNWDARNLLYFLTIKYELYDFEIKLLAFRDIELLEDKILYLFNKNNKLIFKCPVFSKKNINNINDNSQFEFKDVSNILGISYSLIETINCSEKKKNFIFELVKECNNWNENINKLDNINLNNNNNKKDVMIRFWLNSSMFSIKIMEISNFLKINKNVVNSLKYEIIPGWKKYIEKKKNKIKENIIYVINLNNFLNKNTIQRISLELNIKLIKWRILKNFTFEKINNLKILIIGLGTLGCSVARNCVAWGIKNFTFIDNSRVSFSNVSRQSLFNLENAESYNNIGEYKSIAAKNNLLKISPDLNIVSIIMDIPMPGHLNYLKNENLYNTINELDKLIDSHDVVFLLTDSKESRYFPSLLVAEKHYNCLKRYKNLPNLPNLSNLPNLSNLPNLSTLQNNTICDTSKMNQCKDITTQYTENITYKNYMYGLNENIENVNSKSISNKKNELNNYRNIFYSNILSTINQINKMPPLCISVALSFDSFQVIRHPYLYFKSGCYFCNDMNSPTDSISYRTIDEKCTVTRPGISLISSSIATELLISLTQHPLQFSAPHVENDQYICFDSKCDNLKNKNTETSNSFVSCLGATPHIVTFNLSNLSIRKLYSDAFDRCVCCSEPVILKYQENKPEFVKKVISESLVLEEITNMNILKQADEGDVIIFD; this comes from the exons ATGGAAGTAAATAAGTGTGAAATTTATTCAGAAGAGttggaaaaaaaacaaacataTGGTCAGGAAAAAGACCAAATACTAAAACATTGTTATAACGAATTTAAAAtagatatatctttttttttaaagctacatgaacaaaaaataaatatttataaattaaaaagtgATTATGTTAATTTAATTTCAGAAACatatgtgaaaaaaataaaagtagaaaataaatacaaagaGACACATAATTTAAACATAATTGAATTTGACTATCCGTATAAGACTACTAGTTTTATAGAAATTAGCAAAAGCTCGTTTGATGCGGACCAAATATGCACAGGGCTTCAGAAAAATGACGGAAAAAATGACGGAAAAAATGACGGAAAAAATGACGGAAAAAATGACGGAAAAAATGACGgaaaaaatgacgaaaaaaatgacgGAAAAAAGGAAGAGGAAAGCAATAGGCATAGTACAAAATATCAGGGGGtgcttttaaattttaatacaTTAGAAGAGTTCTTAAATGCAAATAAGTCAAAACATATTAACAATTCAATGAGCGATATAATatgtgaaaataaagaaaaaaaaaaagaaaaaaaaaaagaaagaaaaaaatgtatatatgataattCTTTTTGGGAATATAAACAAGatgaattaaatttttttgaaaaaataaataaatatttaatattaagtTATTTTGATTTGAAAAAGTGTATATGTTATTATAGCATATCAAACCCCGTAATTAAACCCTTCGGACATTTTAAAGAAATCTTTCCATCCAAAAgattacacatatatatgaacgaaaaaaatgtgtatcTAAATAAAGAAGCAAATGAAATTAATGTTATAGacacaatatatttatctcaaaaaataaataactgTTTTAATAACCATAAACCGTTTGTAAAATCGAGAGTATTCTTATTGTTAAGATTTAAAAGTGGCGATGTGAGTGGCGATGTGAGTGGCGATGCGAGTGGCGATGCGAGTGGTGAGTGTTATTATGATGAGTTCATAGAAAACAGTTATGAAATTTTAGCAAATATGGAAAATGacgaaaataatgaattttacaaaataaatagttttaaaagattatatgaatacattttttatgacAATATTAATGATAATCAAAAAGATGAATATATTTCACATTGTAATATAATAAGAAAGAATTTGAATTTAATAGTTTTACCAATTAGTTGTTTAAGTGAATTAAAAGAAGAAATTGATATGTCAAAAgataaaattttgaaaaatataaaaaaaaaatattttgatatatatatatgtatgattgatcataatattatatataattcactAAATTGGGATGCTagaaatttattatattttttaacaattaaATATGAATTATATGATTTTGAAATTAAGTTATTGGCATTTAGAGATATAGAATTATTAGAAGATAAAatactttatttatttaataaaaataataagttaatttttaaatgtcctgtattttcaaaaaaaaatataaataatattaatgataattctcaatttgaatttaaagaTGTTTCAAATATTTTAGGAATAAGTTATTCTTTAATAGAGACAATAAATTgttctgaaaaaaaaaaaaattttatttttgaattgGTAAAAGAGTGTAATAATTGGAATGAgaatattaacaaattagACAATATCaatttgaataataataataataaaaaagatgtGATGATTAGATTTTGGTTAAATTCATCAATGTttagtataaaaattatggaaatttctaattttttaaaaataaataaaaatgtagtaaattctttaaaatatgaaataataccaggatggaaaaaatatatagaaaaaaaaaaaaataaaataaaagaaaatataatatatgttataaatttaaataattttttaaataaaaatacaatacaAAGAATATCATtagaattaaatataaaattaataaaatggagaattttgaaaaattttacatttgaaaaaattaataatttaaaaatattaataattggGTTAGGTACATTAGGTTGTTCCGTTGCTAGAAATTGTGTAGCATGgggaataaaaaattttacatTTATAGATAATTCAAGAGTTTCTTTTTCAAATGTTAGTAGACAAAGTTTGTttaatttagaaaatgcagaatcttataataatattggtGAATATAAATCTATAGCTgctaaaaataatttattaaaaatatcacCAGATTTGAATATTGTTAGTATAATTATGGATATACCAATGCCTGgacatttaaattatttaaaaaatgaaaatctTTATAATACTATAAATGAATTAGATAAATTAATTGACAGTCATGatgttgtttttttattaacagaTTCAAAAGAGTCAAGATATTTCCCATCTTTATTAGTAGCCGAAAAGCATTACAATTGTTTAAAACGGTATAAAAATTTGCCAAACTTGCCAAATCTGTCAAACTTGCCAAATCTGTCAAACTTGCCAAACCTGTCAACGCTTCAGAATAATACCATTTGTGATACATCCAAAATGAATCAATGTAAAGATATCACAACCCAATATACAGAAAAcataacatataaaaattatatgtatggTTTAAATGAGAATATAGAAAATGTAAACTCTAAATCgatttcaaataaaaaaaatgaattaaataattatagaaatatattttatagtaatatattatcaacaataaatcaaataaataaaatgccACCTTTATGTATATCAGTAGCATTAAGTTTTGATTCATTTCAAGTTATAAGACATCcctatttatattttaaaagtgGCTGTTATTTTTGTAATGATATGAATTCACCAACCGATTCGATAAGTTATAGAACGATAGATGAAAAATGTACTGTAACTAGACCCGGTATTAGTTTAATAAGTAGTAGCATAGCAACAGAATTGTTAATATCTTTAACACAGCATCCATTACAATTTTCTGCACCACATGTTGAAAATGatcaatatatttgttttgaTTCTAAATGTgataacttaaaaaataaaaatacagaaACATCTAATTCATTTGTTTCATGTTTAGGAGCTACTCCACATATTGTAACTTTTAATTTGTCGAATTTATCAATTCGAAAGCTTTATTCAGATGCCTTTGATAGATGTGTCTGTTGCTCAGAACCCGTGATTTTAAAGTATCAGGAAAACAAGCCCGAGTTCGTCAAAAAG GTGATTAGCGAAAGCCTTGTGCTGGAGGAAATAACCAACATGAATATTCTCAAGCAAGCCGACGAAGGAGATGTGATAATTTTTgattaa
- a CDS encoding threonine--tRNA ligase, putative — MKIIIMPICIWISNIFFYNLNNLMFVRSVKKNKNIFSNNLRRKHINFYLPQNIHSYSYIGKTNFPILYKNKKIFSKRYHNCLSLKLERTENQQNQQNKQNRQNQQSQQSRQNQQSRQNQQSQQNQQSQQSQQSQQSQQSQQSQQKRNIFSVENKKMSTLNFDNNNLEIQKKNFVIQEDPDFIQYRLNKYNELKEKKKKILEKVIENDPNYYKEINIELLDGSIKTGQKNITTPYQIASQISKKLSENSIVAEIIYLDNVNLNLCDIEDDENDETNVDQSQEGILWDMNVPLIGNCKIKFLGIETPQGKKIFWHSSAHILGSSLEKLYGGYLTIGPALNEGFYYDIYLGNNSIISENYNKIENEYNKLVKENVEFEKMICTKEEVLELFKYNPFKIELIKSKIKNDNEKTSVYKCGNFIDLCLGPHIKNTGKVKAFKVLKNSSAYWLGNKNNDSLQRVYGISFQKKTELTDYIKFIEEAKKRDHRNVGKNLNLFFFEKETSPGSGFWFSHGAKIYNKLIEFMRKEYRIRKYDEVITPNIFSCDLWKTSGHYQNYKNCMFIFNIENKEWGMKPMNCPGHCLIFKQLNASYKSLPIRLADFGVLHRNEITGSLSGLTRVRRFQQDDAHIFCSLDHIKTEVVNVLQFIFFVYNLFGFKYDLYLSTRPPKYIGDIETWDFAEKSLKEALELANVKWKLNEGDGAFYGPKIDIVLRDSLNRSHQCGTVQLDFQLPIRFNLQYKNKEYGVGQETDSNLVNNSNTDVIEKKEDSTLENIDNNQDPINNQPGGVLKKGFDRPIIIHRAILGSVERFVAILVEHTSGKFPFWLSPRQAIVLPISDKFNEYAKYIHTVLTNNLFDVDVDISVNTLNKKIREAQLKQYNFILVVGEKEISTNTVTVRDRDNPNDQKVYTVQELVNTFKKMLDINSVKLNEITPFIQK; from the coding sequence ATGAAGATAATAATTATGCCCATTTGCATTTGGATttcgaatatatttttttataacttaaataATTTGATGTTTGTAAGAtctgtaaaaaaaaacaaaaatatattttcaaataatttaagaagaaaacatataaatttttatttaccaCAAAATATACATTCCTATAGTTATATAGGCAAAACAAATTTTCctattttgtataaaaataaaaaaatattctcaAAGAGGTATCACAATTGTTTAAGCTTAAAATTGGAAAGAACAGAAAATCAGCAAAATCAGCAAAATAAGCAAAATCGACAAAATCAACAAAGTCAACAAAGTCGACAAAATCAACAAAGTCGACAAAATCAACAAAGTCAACAAAATCAACAAAGTCAACAAAGTCAACAAAGTCAACAAAGTCAACAAAGTCAACAAAGTCAACAAAAAAGGAATATTTTTTCtgtagaaaataaaaaaatgagcacattaaattttgataacaataatttggaaatacaaaaaaagaattttGTGATTCAAGAAGATCCTGATTTCATTCAATATcgattaaataaatataatgaattgaaagaaaaaaaaaaaaaaatattagaaaaagttatagaaaatgatccaaattattataaagagataaatatagaattattaGATGGTTCGATTAAAACTggtcaaaaaaatataacaacaCCTTATCAAATTGCATCAcaaatttcaaaaaaattatcagaAAATTCAATAGTTGCTGAGATTATCTATTTAGATAATGTTAATTTAAATCTTTGTGATATAgaagatgatgaaaatgatgaaacaAATGTTGATCAATCTCAAGAAGGTATTTTATGGGATATGAATGTTCCACTAATAGGAAactgtaaaataaaatttcttGGAATTGAAACACCtcaaggaaaaaaaatattttggcATTCTTCTGCACATATTTTAGGTAGTAgtttagaaaaattatatggaGGGTATTTAACAATTGGTCCTGCTTTAAATGAGGGtttttattatgatatatatttaggTAATAATTCAATTATAAgtgaaaattataacaaaattgaaaatgaatataataaattagttAAGGAAAATGTtgaatttgaaaaaatgaTATGTACAAAAGAAGAAGTtttagaattatttaaatataatccTTTTAAAATAGAACTAATCAAatctaaaattaaaaatgataatgaaaaaacaTCTGTTTATAAATGTGGAAATTTTATTGATTTATGTTTAGGAcctcatataaaaaatactgGAAAAGTTAAAGCATTtaaagttttaaaaaattcatcAGCTTATTGGTTaggtaataaaaataatgatagtTTGCAAAGAGTTTATGGTATTtcatttcaaaaaaaaacagaattaactgattatataaaatttattgaGGAAGCTAAAAAAAGAGATCATAGAAATGTAggaaaaaatttaaatttatttttttttgaaaaagaaACATCACCAGGTTCGGGATTCTGGTTTAGTCATGGtgctaaaatatataacaaattAATTGAATTTATGAGAAAAGAATATAGAATAAGAAAATATGATGAAGTTATAACTCCAAATATATTTAGTTGTGATTTATGGAAGACATCGGGAcattatcaaaattataaaaattgtatgtttatttttaatattgaaaataaggAATGGGGAATGAAACCAATGAATTGTCCAGGCCATTGTCTTATTTTTAAACAATTAAATGCATCTTATAAATCTTTACCAATTAGATTAGCTGATTTTGGAGTTTTACATCGAAATGAAATAACTGGATCATTAAGTGGATTAACTAGGGTTCGACGATTTCAACAAGATGATGCtcatattttttgttctCTTGATCATATAAAAACAGAAGTAGTAAATGTTTtgcaatttattttttttgtttataatttatttggttttaaatatgatttatatttatcaacTAGACCTCCCAAATATATCGGAGATATTGAAACATGGGATTTTGCTGAAAAATCATTAAAAGAAGCATTAGAATTAGCAAATGTAAAATGGAAACTAAATGAAGGAGATGGTGCTTTTTATGGTCCTAAAATAGATATTGTTCTTAGAGACAGTTTAAATAGAAGTCATCAATGTGGAACTGTTCAATTAGATTTCCAATTACCAATACGATTTAAtttacaatataaaaataaagaatatggAGTAGGTCAAGAAACTGATTCTAATTTAGTTAATAATTCTAATACAGAtgtaattgaaaaaaaagaagattctactttagaaaatattgataataaTCAAGATCCAATAAATAATCAACCAGGTGGAGTATTGAAAAAAGGTTTTGATCGACCAATAATTATACATCGAGCTATCCTTGGATCAGTTGAAAGATTTGTAGCTATATTAGTAGAACATACATCTGGAAAATTTCCATTTTGGCTAAGTCCACGACAAGCTATAGTTTTACCAATAAGtgataaatttaatgaatatgcaaaatatatacatactgttttaacaaataatttatttgatgTTGATGTTGATATTTCAGTTAAtacattaaataaaaaaataagagaaGCACaattaaaacaatataattttattctaGTTGTTGGTGAAAAAGAAATTTCTACAAACACAGTTACAGTTAGAGATCGTGATAATCCAAATGATCAAAAAGTTTATACTGTACAAGAATTGGTAAATACTTTTAAGAAAATGCTTGATATTAATTCAGTTAAACTTAATGAAATAACTCCatttattcaaaaataa
- a CDS encoding XTBD domain-containing protein, putative, translating to MKTENETNTANQNITEDEQAILVEANTRREWESHGQWLKRKYFLLKMLNYHKKNNIKLNVDKFSKMGHMYYNMKYLSCTYSDQIEQEIKIYEAEEFVE from the coding sequence atgaaGACAGAAAACGAAACAAATACAGCTAACCAAAATATTACTGAGGATGAACAGGCAATACTTGTTGAAGCCAATACAAGACGAGAATGGGAATCACATGGTCAGTGGTTAAAAAggaaatattttcttttaaaaatgttaaattatcataaaaaaaataatattaaattaaatgtTGATAAATTTTCTAAAATGGGTCATATGTATTATAACATGAAATATCTTAGTTGTACATATAGTGATCAAATAGAacaagaaataaaaatttacgAAGCGGAAGAGTTTGTAGAGtag
- a CDS encoding kelch domain-containing protein, putative, with translation MDMLSTAPDEMNHDEIRNETLQDGLKQNEFKNEDIHNEMNIKKDVTDLEKENNITPSVIEQVKNDLKLNFVENPKNVGLINGGNHENSQNRENNQNRENNQNRENNQNRENSQNAQNCENLNEQMKNTRIALNMDTNNQNTISSKGFLSPPAFHITEIMHNEKCLKKTKGHITVEINGDICVYGGMEQNVCIDNFVRYVPGINLFEKMRLNSEDIPYRAFHSGNVITEDEKKYIIVFGGINVQNCITDETYKFDFQARKWERVQNEYKPPPRYKHASFSYDDILYIHGGLDVENQLLSDLWCLSKNSWSQTKQIGPKPEPRYGHSLMLAPYEKIKIVFLFGGNKQGFNSALSDVWMFNINSDSWKELRDFSGSKPCARWGHSAALIDNEWMVIYGGFTNGWIENYALSDMYAMNIYNFSWYEIDISSSKVFNRGYFGSLCLLPYKKSLHVFGGTNGSTECADVFSMSPLATYASYKALTGRIEQLHSKLKHIDENGNENGNENDNANVSLAEFELKFSELKNEVNNINNMMRAFESKFAALEKLNEQCGKLLSKNINSEALEKLEKRIMKLESSNTLMKHDSI, from the exons atggaCATGTTAAGCACAGCACCTGATGAAATGAACCATGATGAAATAAGAAACGAGACTTTGCAAGATGGATTAAAACAAAAcgaatttaaaaatgaagacATACACAATGAAATGAATATAAAGAAGGATGTAACCGATTTGGAAAAGGAAAACAACATTACCCCATCGGTAATTGAACAAgttaaaaatgatttaaaattaaattttgttGAAAATCCAAAAAATGTAGGACTAATAAATGGTGGAAATCATGAAAACAGTCAAAATCGTGAAAACAATCAAAATCGtgaaaataatcaaaatcgtgaaaataatcaaaatcGTGAAAATAGTCAAAATGCgcaaaattgtgaaaatttaaatgagCAAATGAAAAATACAAGGATAGCATTAAATATGGATacaaataatcaaaatacaATTTCATCAAAAGGATTTTTATCTCCCCCTGCTTTTCATATAACTGAAATTATGCATAATgaaaaatgtttaaaaaaaacaaaaggaCATATAACAGTAGAAATAAATGGagatatatgtgtatatggTGGTATGGAACAAAATGTCTGTATTGACAATTTTGTTAGATATGTACCAggaattaatttatttgaaaaaatgcGATTAAATTCAGAAGATATACCTTATAGAGCTTTTCATTCAGGTAATGTTATAACTGAAGatgaaaagaaatatattattgtatttGGTGGTATAAATGTTCAAAATTGTATTACTGATGAAACATATAAATTTGATTTTCAAGCAAGAAAATGGGAACGTGttcaaaatgaatataaaccACCTCCAAGATATAAACATGCTTCTTTTAGTTATgatgatatattatatattcatgGTGGTTTAGACGTAGAAAATCAGTTGTTATCAGATTTATGGTGTCTTTCAAAAAATTCATGGAGTCAAACTAAACAAATTGGCCCAAAACCAGAACCAAGATATGGTCATAGTTTAATGCTCGCTccatatgaaaaaataaaaattgttttctTATTTGGTGGAAACAAACAAGGTTTCAATAGTGCTTTATCCGACGTTTGGatgtttaatattaatagtgATTCGTGGAAAGAGTTGCGCGATTTTTCTGGTTCAAAACCTTGCGCACGATGGGG tcATTCCGCAGCTTTGATTGACAACGAATGGATGGTAATATATGGTGGTTTCACAAATGGCTGGATCGAAAATTATGCCTTATcag ATATGTATGCaatgaatatatacaatttctCATGGTATGAAATTGATATAAGCTCTTCAAAAGTATTTAATCGAGGATATTTTGGATCACTTTGTTTATTACCCTATAAAAAATCTTTACACGTTTTTGGAGGAACAAATGGTTCAACTGAATGTGCGGATGTATTCAGTATGTCACCTCTTGCCACATATGCTTCATATAAAGCATTAACTGGTAGAATTGAGCAATTACACTCTAAGCTTAAACACATTGATGAAAATGGTAACGAAAATggtaatgaaaatgataatgcAAATGTTAGTTTAGCAGAATTCGAATTAAAATTTTCCGAACTAAAAAATGaagttaataatataaacaatatgaTGAGGGCCTTTGAATCGAAATTTGCAG CTCTTGAAAAGTTAAACGAGCAATGTGGAAAGCTGCTTTCAAAAAACATCAATTCGGAAGCTTtagaaaaattagaaaaGCGTATAATGAAATTGGAATCTTCCAACACCCTAATGAAACATGATAGTATATAA